TTAGTCGCGCTTGGGGTCCATGGGAGGagaggctttggcctggttagCCCCAGCTTCCTTCTCTGTGATGAGCAGACAGGAAGCTTGTCTCTGCTCTCAGCACCCTGGCCTACTTCCCATCATTGTCACCTTCTCGTTTTAGCCTCAGATTCCCCATCTGTAAACCAAGAAGGCTCCAGCCCTGATTGGATCcgggcatgatttttttttttttttttaagcaagatgATTCTAAAAGTCCCACGCAACCACAGATGCATATCATTAAAAAAGAGATACAAATAACAGGAGCCTGGGCTGTCCCAGCTGCAGACAGCTAGGGATAAGAACACAACGTACGCCACTAAGACGTGAGGACAAACGGAGAAACAGGTAGCAAGAGAACGAACAGAACACCGACACCCGGCTAATGCAGTGTGAGTTAGCCTGGAAGGACGAACCAGCAAGGAGGGAAGCGACGCACAGGGGCAAACTGCCCTTCTGTGCGGAATccactccccagcctctgccctgtcctTGCATTTCCAGGGCTGCCTGGTCAAGTTCAGCCGCTGGAGACACTGATGATGGCCAAGGAGCCAGGGTCAGGGAGCGGAGCAGGGAAGCCAGCGTTGCTCCCGCCCTAGGCGGTCAGTCGCAGCAGCACTgtccatggtgccagcctccgCCCTGGCTCTGGTCCAGCTGCAGGAAGGCTCCCCCACTCTGGGCTCCACTAACTCCACTGCTTCTCCCCAGCCAGTGCTCCGCCTCAGGTGTGGCTCCTAGGCCAGGACCACTCCCAGCTAGCCAccatctgtgcctctctctctctctctctctctcactcgggCTGCACACGGGCCAGCAGACTCCAAGAGTACCTGGAAATGTGCCTGTGTCCCCAGATTTAAATTCTCCAGCTCCTGCCACCAGGAGAGGAGCAGCACTGGATGTGAgccctggggctgcagagccCCCTTGCGGCTtccttcccagcccagccccgtctCCCTAATGGCTTTGCCTGCCATCACTTGCTAAAATTCATTAATGACAGAAGAAGCAGTTCatgtctattttaaaaagaatatttttaaaatactaaactCAGGTTGGTAAGCTGCTACTGATCTTTTACCTACTCATTATCAATTACCCTGCTGATCATTCCCGGTTGGTTGGTTGGAAGACCGTTTGCATGTGCCGTAGGTAAACAGAATGCCATCGATGTTCAAAGTTCTCTTAAGAGAATTTCATTTgaataaactatttaaaaaataaaaaccgtATCATTGTCTAAGACTAGGTGAATGGTTATGTACGCCACAGCTTTTCCAATTGATAGAAAAGTATGCACTCATTGCAATTATAATGAAGACTGGATAGCAAGAACAAAGAATAATTTCCGTGGGGGAAAGTAGTGACATGCGTGTAATTAGAATTACTGCTGTGTTAAAGGAGGTATAGACATGAATCAAGACTAGAAGATAATATGGAGAAAAAAGACACGTTAGATTAGCGGgaatatggaagagttatctcgCTCTCTGTGTTAATTCAATATTTAATGATAAACACATCCGCAGTCAATCGACATTCAATAAGAACTCAGAGGGCCATGCATACCAAGTTGGTGGCTCTGAAGGTGCAAAGAGATCTTGCAACACACGCTAAGGGGGGTCCGGAGCTCCCGGCCTGCAGCGGCTGCTGAGGGCGGCTGTGCTCCAGGGGCTCCTCCAGCCTCGCTACTGCACGCACAGGGTCCCACCATGCCCAGAGCCACACTGTCTGCCTGGTCGACCCCAGGATCCAAGACCCCTCACCCGCAGAGCTTCTCCCACTACACCATCAGGCCTTGGCTGGCTGAGTGTACCGCAATTTGGCACATGCACCATCTCGCTCGCCTTACTCCTCTGGTGTTCAAGGCCATGAAGACAGCCTCTCTGGGAGccgccccttcctctctctgtcaccacTTCCTTCCGGGAATTCCCACCCAGCCAGAAGTGACTCAAGTCTGCTCCTGCCCCACCCTTCCCATCCCTCACTGCCCATATCCTTTTAACCCAAGGACTGGGGTACAAAGGGCTCCATGCTCCAACCAGGGGCCTAGAGGCCTGGAAACCATACCTGGTGACATGTGTCACATTTGTAAGGTGGACTCCAGACCCAGGAGTGGAGCCAACAGCAGTTGACCTAGGTGGAGGTTGGGTCAAGGTTCTGGGCCTGCTGTGCAGTGTGCTCAAGACCTTGGGAGTGGTAGGAGTGAAGATGGGAATTGGAGTCAGGCTCTGTGGAGGATGCTTGTTCGAGGTAGGCATAGCTGATTGACCTGCAAGAAGGCACATTTATTGGATGGATAGGTAGATGATGATTGatagatacagatacagaaaTATGATGgatctgtgggagacccagaggaagctcctagttcctggcttcagcctggcccagctctggctgttacagccttttggggagtgaaccagtggatggaagattttctctctctctctctctctctctctccctctctctctctctctttctccctctccctctctctctcctatctctgttactctgcctttaaaataaataaaataaaatatttataaaagataaatacaatgaatgggtggatggatggtggatggatggatgggtaggcagatggatggttggatggatggataggtgggtgggtagatgaatggatggatggttggatggatagatggataggtgggggggtagatggatggatggatggatggatggatggatggatggataggtgaggggtagatggatggatggatggatggataggtggggggtagatggatggatggatggatggatggatggatggataggtgggggagtagatggatggatggacggatggttggttagatggatggatagatggataggtgggtgggtagatggatggatggatggatggatggatggatggataggtggggggggggtggatggacagatggacagattgATAGCCAGTAGGGTAAATGGAGCTAAGAAGAGAAATGAACATGTCCATTCAAGATGCAAGATTTTCTTTCGCTAAAATCCAAGAAATAGTATGGGGTCAAAGACAGtaagaagtaaagaaaaaaaaaaggaagagcaggACAGAGTAGaggtagggaggaaggaagagagggaaaggaaaagaaaaagaattttcaggCATTTGCATTGTTGGAAAGCATTGCCTGCCATCTTCACCAAACGATGTGCACCCCCATCTCCAAGAATACTTCCCTCATTACTCTGCATTGGCCATGAACTCTGCCTTCCATTCACCTGTGCCTGGGGCATTCTGTGTCACAAGCTATCTTTCATTCATACATCACACATGTAACTTGTCCTCCTTAGGCTTCAAACTCCTTCGGTGTTAGAAATGtgacccttggccggcgccgtggctcaacaggctaatcctccaccttgcggcgccggcacaccgggttctagtcccggtcggggcaccgatcctgtcccggttgcccctcttccaggccagctctctgctgtggccagggagtgcagtggaggatggcccaggtccttgggccctgcaccccatgggagaccaggagaagcacctggctcctgccatcggatcagcgcggtgcgccggccgcagcgcgctaccgcggcggccattggagggtgaaccaacggcaaaggaagacctttctctctgtctctctctcactgtccactctgcctgtcaaaaaaaaaaaaaaatgtgaccctGTTcccctttcctctgcctttcttaATTCGTCAAATCAACACCTGCTGAGAATCTAACGTACGCCAGACATCGGATTAGGAACTGGCGATGCAGAGCCCAACAGGGCTCAGGTCCTCCCCTTGAGGAGTTCAGAGCtgaaatggggaaactgagaagTAAATCAGGCTCTCCTATCCCATGAGACCATTCTTGCTCGCAAGTGGGAAACACTTGTCTCTGAGTTCTGGaggtttgctccccaaaatgGGAGCCATGCACCAGCAGCACCAGCGTCCCCTGGGAGTGGATTACATGATAGACCCCCGAGTCAGGCTCTGCCCTGAAAACGATCCTCAGCTGGTCTGTGGCCCCAGGAAGATGAGAGAAGCCCTGCTCTGGACGCACCGGGAGCACCACCGGGAGGTTTCCGAAGAAGTGACTGCTAATGAGATCAGAAGATTGGGCCTCAAGTGTCCCAAGTCTACCAGTCACCTTCCCCTAAACCCCTGCCTCCCACGGCCACAGCCCCAAACACTCTCTGCTCCCTAAGAGGAATCCCCGGCTCAGCAGCCCCCAGCTCAATACTGGAGGACCTGCCACACGCAGCCTCTGGGAGAAGACACTGCTAGCAGCCCTGAGTCACAGCTCAGCTGTCCCACCACCACCGCCCCAGCCTCCCCTGGCTGCCTGTCCCCACCCAGGCCCAGGTCACTCACCCTGGGTCACCAGCAGGCGCACGGGATAGAACAGAAGAACGGGGTCCTTGGGGGGGTGGTAGATGACACAGCGATACAGCCCCGAGTCCTCCACCCGAAGCTGCGTCATCCGGACGTGCAACATGGCCTCCTCCGGGTCGTCTTCCAATTCGTACCGCCCCATCCGCACCGTGCTGGGCTTCCCCGAAGGTCTCTCTGTGACCACCAGGGTCAGGGGCTCCTGGCCAGGCACCAGCCTCTGCCACGCCTTCTGGCTATTGGCATACTTCCAGATGTTGAAAGGGCATCTCACGGTCAAGTTCTGCCCCGCTTCCAGGACGTACTCTTCTTCGTTGTCTTCAGGTGCTGCTCCCAGTTCTGTGTGCAGGAAAGAGAGGTGGGCTCTGGGAGAAAGGCGGTCTCTCTTTGGGAaacacaagggtgcaggagctgCCTGTTTAAGCTGGCACGAGGCCCCAGGTCTGTCACCCTGAAGCAGGGTGTTTTTGTTGGTGTGGTTTTTACTCCAAGAGCCAAACGGCTTCTGCTCCATAAAAATCAGATTTTATAACTAATCATTTCTACAGGTAGAAATGGCATGACCCGAGACAGAACACACAATGTTGTGCTAAGACCCTGATTGGCCTGGGCATGACAGAAGCACAAGATGAGAGAGGGGGATGGACAGGGTAAGAGTTGGCTGCAAAGacatgctcctgggaggcaagcTAAGGAACGGCACCTAAGCTGGGGCATGGGGATCAGCTCATGAGATGCTGTCTCCACTGTGTAGTAAGAGGCTGCCTGAGCAGGTGGCGGATccgaggccgggctgggggcagTGCTGGAGAGAGCGGGCCATGTTATCCGAGTCATGGACTCCGCTGTGCCCTCAAACCACTTCCCTTGAACTTCCCACTTCCCTGAGCCCAGAAACTGCCCCTCCATTTCCAAAGTCAAGGACTCACACTTGTGTTCCTCGGCTGGGGACAATGTTTGTTCCCCTGGGGACAGTAAGCAATGTCTGGAGCTCTTTGGGGTTGTTATAACTGGGGGCTGGGTGGCTTGAGACCAGGGGTGCCACTCAGCATCCTTTAAGGCAAGGAACAGTTCCCACCCCAAATGCCAAAGGAATGAGAACCCTGGGTTATAGGACAACAGCTTccaccacaccctgggaggtTGAACCCGGCTGACCACCCAGCCCTGGGGATGACCCTCTGGCCTGGGACACAGGGGCCTGGCTCGTGGGAGGCCACGCAGCATGGAGTTGAGAAGATCCAGGCCTGTGCTTTCAGCCGGACACACAGGGCTCCATGATTTAGAACATAGCTCAGGTACTCAGGCCTGGGTACCTTCCTCCGTGGGACACCAGACAACAGGCTGGATGGTAACGCTGGGTCAGACTGGTCCACTACAGGCTACCGCTATATAGGACTCCTGCTGCTGCCGCTAATACTACTGCTGTCATTAAGAGTACTGAAGAGTACTGCTGCTGCTAATACTGCTGCTGTCATTAGTATCACTGTGGTTATTAATACTACTGCTGTTACTGATGCTGCTGTCATTAATACTACTGCTGCTATTTATATTACAACCATCATTAATACCACTGCTGGTACTACTCCTGTCATTAATACCTCTCTTGTCATTAACACTACCCTTGTCATTAGTACTACTGCTTCGGAAATACTGTTGCTGTCACTAATATGGATGTGGCTGCACTCGGGGTAATCTTTGGATGGTTGATTCAGGAGTGCCCAATGAAAATGCCCGAGTTGCCTCTTTGGTGGCGCCCATGCCTGCCCACCAGGACGTGCCAACAGCTCTGGCAACCTCAGCCCACCTCAGCCTGACGCTGGCAAGACCCAACCCCAGGGCGCCTGAAGATTTTCAAGGCGAACCGAGACTTGAAGGTCACTTCTTCAGGGacttcagtttctctctctttctttaagattgatttatttctttgaaaggcagagttacagagagagggagacacacagagatcttccatctattggttcactccccaaatggccacaaccgccaggggttccaggatggggttccaggcctctggctttggcctgacccagccctggccattacagccatttggggagtgaaccaatagatggaagagtgctctgtctctccctctctctgtaaccctgcctttcaaagaaataataaatcttgaagaagaaagaaagagagagaaagagaaagagataaagaggaagaaagaaatagagagagaaagaagagagaaagaaagaagaaagaaaaagagagagaaagaaagaaaaaaagagaaagagaaagagagagagaaagagaaagaaagaaagaaagaaagaaagaaagaaagaaagaaagaaagaaagaaagaaagaaagaaagaaagaaagaaagaaagagcaaagcAGAGGATGCACTGGCGCCTGAGGACCTGACTCCCATCTGCCTGGGtttcattccccccccccccccccgctccaaGGAGCCCCGAAGCAGGGCTGACGGGCGGTCTCTCTCTGCAAGGGGCGGCCCGCGCCCTGCAGAAGCAGGGGATCCCGGGAGAACCCCCTCCCTGCGTCCGTGTTTTCCCAGGACCAGCCTTGTTTTCCATTCGCCTTGGGTCCCCGTCTCCTGTGCAtaagatcaggaggaggcacgaCTCAGGCCCCACTATGCCAGGCATAGAGCAGGTGGGCGCTGTCGCATCACAAGAGGAAAAGGCCCTCCTCCAGGTCTCAGCCACAATGCCTCCAACCCCCGAATGTGACAGAGGCCTAGGACCATGACCTCCATGACAGTGGACACCAGGCCTCTTCTGCTCCTGTCTGGGTCCTCAGCAGCCCCCCATCTGCTGGCcaccctcccgctccccctccctctcccctccttccctctctctctccccctccccctctctcctaccccctccccccctcccctctctcctaccccctccccctccccctccccctccccctccccctccccctctccctctccctctctgcttttaagaaaataaaacttatttagaAAACAGATTTAGAGACACAGACAGGGTCTCATCCCAGAGGCCTCTCCCGCTCACACGTCTTTCTCCCCTCACCTGAGACAAGGAGCGTCCACAGCAGTCCCCAGAGCCTGGCCGTCCTCATCCCCGTGCGCACCAGCTCCCAAGGCCACCTCGGGCTCCCGGGACTGCTGCAGTGCGCCGCCCCGACCTCAAGGCTCTGGGAAGTTGCACAACAGGACATGAGGCCattcctgggaggcaccaggctcCAGGCTCTGTAACCCCACCGCCCGCCCTGGCTCCACACGCCTTGGTTACGCATCTCTGAACCCAGTTTCCTCTTCTCTGGGGATTGTGACAATCATCTTTCCAACTTCCCAAAACTTCAGAGCGAATAGCTGCCACCAATTCTGACCCTTGTGCTGGAATGTGTCCTGGGCAGCAGCCCCAACCGCACCCGTCCCTCCGTGTGCTGGGTGCTGACGTCTGCCTTCCCCGGCTTCCTCTTCCTGTGACCCCCTCCCATGGGACAGTGCCCTAGCCCACTGCCCCCACTCCCAGTGGACTGCACATAGGATTGCGccgtttgagttctggctgcccttcttctgatccagctctctgctgtagcccgggaaagcagtagaagatggcccaagtgcttgggttcctgcacccacgtgggagacccggaagaagctcctggcttcggatcagtgcagctctggccattgcagccatttagggagtgaaccagcagacagaaaatctttctctctgcctctccccttccctgtctgtaattctacctctcatataaataaataaataaataaaatattttcttaaaaaaattcctttgagCCACTACTGCTTGTCAACATCCTACCCAGTGTGGCAACCACTGCTGAGCAGCGCCGCGCCCCGCCACCGATTGCGCCACTTTGTGCCACTTGGTCCCCTGGAGCACGCTGCCTGGCTTCCACCCTGCACTGGTCCTGGGTGGGTACATGCCCCATCAGAAGAAGGAGCCTCGGTCTGGGCCACGAGCCTGTGTGTCTCGGGAGCCTGCCAGGGAGGCACACGGGCAAAGCCCACCCTGCTTTGCAGTGAGGTATGACGCTCCTGACGCCTTTTTCCCATGGAGCTGCCATGTGCTCCACTGACTGTTCCTCCCACTGCCCAGGCTACTGAGCTAGGGTGAGCTCCAGAGGCCACAGAACAATGCCAAGCAAAAGGCAACGAAACGGTGCCTGGCAGGGTGTGGCAGAGGGGACACAGTGAAGTgtcaccactcacatgggagtgtCAGTGATCGGTATGGGGGTGCGAGTCAGACCTCAGCCCCTGGGGTGACCCTGCATGGACAGCCACACCCCATACACAAGTGGCCATCTCTggagccctgggtgctgcctTCCCCATTCCCCACCCTCATGGGCTTTGTGACTCTAATCCCCAGCACCACACAGCTGAGACTCTGACGGTCAAATACAATCGCCCTCAGCacttggtccctgtcaccaagGACAGCAGAGGACGTCAAACAGCCCTAGATAGACATTGCATGGTGCTGCAGCCCCGGGGCCTGGAGGGAAACCCTTTAAAACATCACCACAAGTGGAGAGGgcggggactggcattgtggtgtagcagatcaagctgtctgtgacactggccaGCTGCATTGGAGCGCccattcgagtcctgactgctccacttctgatccagctctctgctatggcctgggaaagctgtggaagatggcccaagtgcttgggcccctgcacccacatgggagacccagaagaagctcctggcttctggcttcagatcagcccagctctggcctttgcagccaactggggagtgaaccagcagatggaagaccttcctctttctctcttgctctcgctctaactctgcctttcaagtaaataaatcttttttaaaaataagtaaataaataaat
The sequence above is drawn from the Lepus europaeus isolate LE1 chromosome 3, mLepTim1.pri, whole genome shotgun sequence genome and encodes:
- the LOC133756873 gene encoding triggering receptor expressed on myeloid cells 1-like; amino-acid sequence: MRTARLWGLLWTLLVSELGAAPEDNEEEYVLEAGQNLTVRCPFNIWKYANSQKAWQRLVPGQEPLTLVVTERPSGKPSTVRMGRYELEDDPEEAMLHVRMTQLRVEDSGLYRCVIYHPPKDPVLLFYPVRLLVTQGQSAMPTSNKHPPQSLTPIPIFTPTTPKVLSTLHSRPRTLTQPPPRSTAVGSTPGSGVHLTNVTHVTRVPVFGIVVSVVCGLLSKSLVFTVLLAVTHRSFSP